One segment of Primulina tabacum isolate GXHZ01 chromosome 6, ASM2559414v2, whole genome shotgun sequence DNA contains the following:
- the LOC142549962 gene encoding uncharacterized protein LOC142549962: MANITKLEFEALDLTGKNYLSWILDVEVHLISMNLGDTIKEGNEMSQQDRAKALIFLRHHLNDGLIVEYLTVKEPRELWKNLKRDLTINELSTLILCGEKVTDQDMLVKTFSTFHASNVLLQQQYRERGFQRYSELISCLLVAEQNNELLMKNHQMRPTGSTPFPEANGTTFPEEYEIAFPEANANSTQNHNNGRGRGRGRGRGRGQRRYYQQ, encoded by the exons atGGCGAACATCACCAAACTTGAATTTGAAGCACTTGACTTGActggaaaaaattatttatcatggaTTTTGGATGTCGAGGTCCACCTTATCTCTATGAATTTAGGAGATACAATAAAAGAAGGAAATGAAATGTCCCAGCAGGACCGTGCAAAGGCACTTATTTTTCTCCGTCATCACCTCAATGATGGGTTGATAGTCGAATATCTCACTGTGAAAGAGCCACGAGAGCTTTGGAAAAATCTAAAGAGAGATTTGACCATCAACGAACT TTCCACACTGATACTTTGTGGAGAGAAAGTCACTGATCAAGACATGTTAGTAAAAAcattctccacttttcatgcaTCAAACGTGCTCCTGCAGCAGCAATATCGTGAACGTGGATTTCAAAGGTACTCTGAACTCATCTCATGCTTACTAGTTGCTGAACAAAACAATGAGCTGCTCATGAAAAATCACCAAATGCGCCCAACTGGATCCACACCATTTCCTGAAGCAAATGGAACTACATTTCCTGAAGAATATGAAATTGCATTTCCTGAAGCGAATGCTAATtccactcaaaatcataacaatggacgtggacgtggacgtgggcGTGGGCGTGGGCGTGGCCAAAGAAGATACTATCAGcaataa